One segment of Streptomyces sp. NBC_01463 DNA contains the following:
- a CDS encoding TetR/AcrR family transcriptional regulator, translated as MTEGMGLRERKKIQTRRRLLAEATRLFGERGFDEVSVAEIAEAADVSKMTVFNYFDSKEDLVLAPMEEHIGDVARVVRDRAPGESAVAGMRRHFLAAIEDRDPAVGMSDSPVALGLIQLIQQTPALLTRAYAFFARTDEMLVDVLVEDGEDPAVARIVAAQLISTRNTLITENQRRLLAGESADAIAADAVALAERGFDLLEKGLGDFATRA; from the coding sequence ATGACCGAGGGGATGGGCCTGCGCGAGCGCAAGAAGATCCAGACGCGACGCCGTCTGCTGGCCGAGGCCACGAGGCTCTTCGGCGAGCGCGGGTTCGACGAGGTCTCGGTTGCGGAAATCGCCGAAGCGGCCGATGTGTCGAAGATGACCGTCTTCAACTACTTTGACAGCAAAGAGGACTTGGTTCTCGCTCCCATGGAGGAGCACATCGGCGATGTCGCCCGGGTGGTGCGTGACCGGGCCCCCGGCGAGTCAGCGGTGGCCGGTATGCGTCGCCACTTCCTGGCCGCGATCGAGGACCGGGACCCCGCGGTCGGGATGAGTGATTCGCCGGTGGCGCTGGGGCTCATCCAGTTGATCCAGCAGACGCCGGCCCTGCTGACCCGGGCCTACGCGTTCTTCGCGCGCACCGACGAGATGCTGGTCGACGTCCTGGTCGAGGACGGGGAGGATCCGGCTGTCGCGCGCATCGTGGCTGCCCAGTTGATCAGCACCCGCAATACCTTGATCACCGAGAACCAACGGCGGTTGCTCGCAGGTGAGTCGGCCGACGCGATCGCGGCGGACGCCGTCGCGCTTGCCGAGCGAGGGTTCGACCTGCTGGAGAAGGGCCTGGGCGACTTCGCGACCCGCGCCTGA
- a CDS encoding MFS transporter translates to MPKALSTALPEAPSGRPSEAPPNAPSDAPSDASPDASLDAPTGASTEAGPTASASPARPPGSGGRRTLGIALCVITILLAVLDSNIVSSATVPIVRDLDPAHGLDRIPWLIAAYQLAATAALPLYGKLCDSLGPKKVFIGALATFLTGSALCGMAQSMGELIAARALQGIGGGGLMSVTMVVLHHLARQGPEADDSGTRSQSPSRKRSHKDASGAGGTAGNASSGTGRSEKGGNLGGVIAGAGMALGPWLGGSLADHAGWRWIFYVNLPVGIAVLVAAITVLQLPSGTTRHRIDFLGAGLAAAFSTSLLLVTEWGGQDHAWSSPLIVGLLVTAVAALGLFLRRQATAAEPILPLTLFANRTMRYGFAIQGLVGAAMMGSIVYVMIYLQVVRGVAATSAGLYLVPMAVGMTVVGLVSGRLVSAGWSQKTFVVSGTVFASAALALLATLTTDTGLWTVRGAMLLMGLGFGQLVGQLIQLIQDTAPPRQLGVATTGVRFFQTLGTALGAALLGTVLSRVYAARGPGGTTSGIGWLTGAAHQQALNAFASSTDVVFGCATAVMVLALVLATRLPGAAARAQEGAAARTQEAV, encoded by the coding sequence ATGCCCAAAGCCCTGTCCACAGCCTTGCCCGAAGCACCGTCCGGACGGCCGTCTGAAGCGCCGCCCAACGCACCGTCCGACGCGCCATCCGACGCATCGCCCGACGCATCGCTCGACGCGCCCACCGGCGCGTCCACCGAGGCCGGTCCCACGGCCTCCGCCTCCCCCGCCCGCCCGCCGGGCTCCGGCGGAAGGCGCACCCTCGGCATCGCGCTCTGCGTCATCACGATCCTCCTGGCCGTGCTCGACTCGAACATCGTGTCCTCGGCGACCGTGCCGATCGTCCGCGACCTCGACCCGGCCCATGGCCTCGACCGGATCCCGTGGCTGATCGCCGCCTACCAGCTCGCCGCGACCGCCGCCCTCCCGCTGTACGGAAAGCTCTGCGACTCACTCGGCCCGAAGAAGGTCTTCATCGGGGCGCTGGCCACGTTTCTGACCGGGTCCGCGCTGTGCGGCATGGCGCAGTCCATGGGCGAACTGATCGCCGCACGCGCCCTCCAGGGCATTGGCGGCGGTGGCCTGATGAGCGTCACCATGGTCGTCCTGCACCACCTCGCCAGACAGGGGCCCGAGGCCGACGACAGCGGCACCCGGAGCCAAAGCCCAAGCCGCAAGCGAAGCCACAAGGACGCATCCGGCGCAGGCGGCACCGCCGGCAACGCGTCCTCCGGCACGGGCCGGAGCGAGAAGGGCGGCAACCTCGGCGGAGTCATCGCCGGTGCCGGCATGGCCCTCGGCCCCTGGCTGGGCGGATCCCTCGCCGACCATGCCGGGTGGCGATGGATCTTCTACGTCAATCTGCCGGTCGGCATCGCCGTCCTGGTCGCCGCCATCACAGTCCTGCAGCTCCCCTCCGGCACCACACGCCACAGGATCGACTTCCTCGGCGCAGGTCTCGCCGCCGCCTTCTCCACCTCGCTTCTCCTGGTCACCGAGTGGGGCGGCCAGGACCACGCCTGGTCCTCCCCGCTGATCGTCGGCCTGCTGGTCACCGCCGTCGCCGCCCTCGGCCTCTTCCTCCGGCGCCAGGCCACCGCGGCCGAACCGATCCTGCCGCTCACCCTGTTCGCCAACCGGACGATGCGCTACGGCTTCGCCATCCAAGGGCTGGTCGGCGCCGCGATGATGGGGTCGATCGTCTACGTCATGATCTATCTCCAAGTCGTACGGGGAGTCGCCGCGACCTCGGCCGGGCTGTATCTGGTCCCCATGGCGGTCGGCATGACCGTGGTCGGTCTCGTCTCCGGCCGCCTCGTATCGGCCGGCTGGTCGCAGAAGACCTTCGTTGTCAGCGGCACGGTCTTCGCGTCGGCCGCCCTCGCCCTGCTGGCCACCCTGACGACGGACACCGGTCTCTGGACGGTGCGCGGCGCGATGCTGCTCATGGGGCTGGGCTTCGGACAGCTCGTCGGGCAGCTCATCCAGCTGATCCAGGACACCGCCCCACCCCGCCAACTGGGCGTCGCGACCACCGGAGTCCGCTTCTTCCAGACCCTCGGGACCGCCCTCGGCGCCGCCCTCCTCGGCACCGTGCTCAGCAGGGTGTACGCGGCCCGCGGGCCCGGTGGGACGACCAGCGGGATCGGCTGGCTCACCGGCGCCGCGCACCAACAGGCCCTGAACGCCTTCGCCTCCTCCACCGATGTGGTGTTCGGCTGCGCCACCGCCGTGATGGTCCTGGCCCTGGTCCTGGCCACCCGACTGCCGGGCGCGGCGGCGCGGGCTCAGGAAGGCGCGGCGGCGCGGACTCAGGAAGCGGTCTGA
- a CDS encoding peptidoglycan DD-metalloendopeptidase family protein, with protein MSARKTVMVLYRLCWIIFFAMVVISLSTRPPFPYWVTWVPAVAAIALLLTAGRKARAAVADPPPAVEVEPPVSGRWTALNSPADKVPSHGIHGYGQTYAIDIVAEPRPCDEPQPPCDPQLRDDPQPRDDSRPPPRAGEDPAEGPGGSAAADDGLSRPEFRRLWPVARRNHHFPAFGAPLLAVADGTVVHASHGRRDHLSRNSMPALVYLMVIEASIRDVLGPGSIVGNHIVLDLGDGTYALYAHLRRGSLRVRVGDTVRTGQQLAECGNSGNSTEPHVHFQLMDDPDLDVAIGIPFTWRGIGVPANGETFTVGGPADGSPVPGQDAAQTAS; from the coding sequence ATGTCTGCCCGCAAGACCGTCATGGTGCTCTACCGGCTCTGCTGGATCATCTTCTTCGCGATGGTGGTCATCAGCCTCTCCACCCGCCCACCGTTCCCGTACTGGGTGACCTGGGTGCCCGCTGTCGCCGCGATCGCCCTGCTGCTGACGGCGGGCCGCAAGGCCCGCGCGGCCGTGGCCGACCCGCCGCCCGCGGTGGAGGTGGAACCTCCGGTGTCCGGGCGCTGGACCGCGTTGAACAGTCCGGCGGACAAGGTGCCCAGCCACGGGATACACGGCTACGGGCAGACGTACGCGATCGACATCGTGGCCGAGCCCCGGCCGTGCGATGAGCCTCAGCCGCCTTGCGACCCTCAGCTGCGTGACGACCCTCAGCCGCGTGACGATTCCCGGCCTCCGCCGCGAGCCGGGGAGGATCCGGCAGAAGGCCCCGGGGGATCGGCCGCTGCGGACGACGGCCTGTCCCGTCCGGAGTTCCGCCGCCTGTGGCCGGTCGCCCGGCGCAACCACCACTTTCCGGCGTTCGGAGCCCCGCTGCTCGCGGTCGCCGACGGCACGGTGGTCCACGCCTCGCACGGACGGCGCGACCATCTCAGCCGCAATTCCATGCCCGCGCTGGTGTATCTGATGGTGATCGAGGCGTCCATACGGGACGTGCTCGGACCGGGCAGCATCGTCGGGAACCACATCGTGCTCGACCTGGGCGACGGTACGTATGCGCTCTACGCCCATCTGCGGCGCGGCTCGCTCCGAGTGCGCGTGGGGGACACCGTCCGGACCGGGCAGCAGCTCGCCGAATGCGGAAACTCGGGGAATTCCACCGAACCGCATGTGCATTTCCAGCTGATGGACGATCCGGACCTGGATGTGGCGATCGGAATTCCGTTTACCTGGCGCGGGATAGGCGTGCCGGCCAACGGCGAGACGTTCACGGTCGGAGGGCCTGCTGACGGGAGTCCTGTTCCCGGTCAGGACGCGGCTCAGACCGCTTCCTGA
- a CDS encoding winged helix-turn-helix domain-containing protein translates to MELEERVSELERRLEALVGDHPEAPRPTGADFWALEGLKQELSGAGVADGGVLYTGAVRLPTGERYEWQYGALTEQLLDVERPAEADGSDRTEEGGGEESGRAAPGADWSDTAESFAALGHPVRLRLLREILGGRRTAAELAALEETGTTGQIYHHLRQLTGAGWLQTKGRGRYEVPGARVVPLLVILTAARP, encoded by the coding sequence ATGGAACTGGAGGAACGGGTCTCGGAGCTGGAGAGACGGCTTGAGGCGCTCGTGGGCGACCACCCCGAGGCGCCGCGACCGACCGGGGCCGATTTCTGGGCCCTGGAGGGGTTGAAGCAGGAGCTCTCGGGGGCGGGGGTGGCTGACGGGGGAGTGCTCTATACGGGGGCGGTGCGGCTGCCGACGGGTGAGCGGTACGAGTGGCAGTACGGCGCGCTGACCGAGCAGCTGCTGGACGTGGAAAGGCCCGCCGAGGCGGATGGCAGTGACAGGACGGAGGAGGGGGGCGGAGAGGAGAGCGGTCGGGCGGCGCCCGGTGCCGACTGGTCGGATACCGCCGAGTCCTTCGCCGCCCTCGGCCACCCGGTGCGGCTGCGGCTGCTCCGGGAGATCCTCGGCGGCCGGCGCACGGCGGCGGAGCTCGCCGCGCTCGAGGAGACCGGGACGACGGGGCAGATCTACCACCATCTGCGTCAGCTGACCGGCGCGGGCTGGCTGCAGACGAAGGGGCGCGGGAGATACGAGGTCCCGGGGGCCCGCGTGGTGCCGCTGCTGGTGATCCTCACGGCGGCCAGACCCTGA
- the purL gene encoding phosphoribosylformylglycinamidine synthase subunit PurL yields the protein MSLDTVKHAAETPDTAQPWKELGLKEDEYARIREILGRRPTGAELAMYSVMWSEHCSYKSSKVHLKQFGEKVPENDAMLVGIGENAGVVDVGQGYAVTFKVESHNHPSYIEPYQGAATGVGGIVRDILAMGARPIAVVDPLRFGAADHPDTRRVLPGIVAGIGGYGNCLGLPNIGGEVVFDACYQGNPLVNAGCIGVMKHEDIHLAQASGPGNKVILYGARTGGDGIGGVSVLASETFDDTKPTKRPAVQVGDPFQEKLLIECTLEIFKEKLVAGIQDLGGAGLSCATSELASAGSGGMRVELDTVPLRDSSLSPEEILMSESQERMCAIVEPQHVDRFLEICEKWDVIATVIGEVTEGSQLEIFWHGEQIVDVPPRSVAHEGPTYHRPFARPSWQDALQADDAGKLARPANGAELREQVLALVSSPNQASKSWITDQYDRFVQGNTVLAMPEDAGMVRIDEESNLGVAMATDGNGRYAKLDPYTGAQLALAESYRNVAASGAKPLAISDCLNFGSPEDPDVMWQFAEATRGLADGCLELGTPVTGGNVSLYNQTGDTAIHPTPVVAVLGVIDDVTRRTPVAFKEEGQLLYLLGDTHEEFGGSAWSEVVHQHLGGMPPKVDLGREKLLGEILISASRDGMIDAAHDLSDGGLIQAVTESCLRGGKGARLVVPDGLDAFTFLFSESAGRAIVSIPRSEELRFNDMCGARGLPVTRIGVVDGEEIEIQGEFSIPLSELRTAHEGTIPALLA from the coding sequence ATGAGCCTGGACACGGTCAAGCACGCGGCCGAAACCCCGGACACCGCGCAGCCCTGGAAGGAGCTCGGCCTCAAGGAGGACGAGTACGCCCGGATCCGCGAGATCCTGGGCCGCCGTCCCACCGGCGCCGAGCTCGCCATGTACTCCGTGATGTGGTCCGAGCACTGCTCCTACAAGAGCAGCAAGGTCCACCTCAAGCAGTTCGGCGAGAAGGTCCCGGAGAACGACGCGATGCTCGTCGGCATCGGCGAGAACGCCGGTGTGGTCGACGTCGGTCAGGGCTACGCGGTCACCTTCAAGGTCGAGTCGCACAACCACCCCTCGTACATCGAGCCCTACCAGGGCGCGGCCACCGGCGTCGGCGGCATCGTCCGCGACATCCTCGCCATGGGTGCCCGTCCGATCGCGGTCGTCGACCCGCTGCGCTTCGGTGCGGCCGACCACCCCGACACCCGGCGCGTCCTGCCGGGCATCGTCGCGGGCATCGGCGGCTACGGAAACTGTCTCGGCCTGCCGAACATCGGCGGCGAGGTCGTCTTCGACGCCTGCTACCAGGGCAACCCGCTCGTCAACGCCGGCTGCATCGGCGTGATGAAGCACGAGGACATCCACCTGGCCCAGGCCTCAGGCCCCGGCAACAAGGTGATCCTTTACGGCGCCCGCACCGGCGGCGACGGCATCGGCGGCGTCTCCGTGCTGGCCTCGGAGACCTTCGACGACACCAAGCCCACCAAGCGGCCCGCCGTCCAGGTCGGCGACCCGTTCCAGGAGAAGCTCCTCATCGAGTGCACCCTGGAGATCTTCAAGGAGAAGCTCGTCGCGGGCATCCAGGACCTCGGCGGCGCCGGGCTCTCCTGTGCTACCTCCGAGCTGGCCTCGGCCGGCTCCGGCGGTATGCGCGTCGAGCTGGACACCGTGCCGCTGCGCGACTCCTCCCTCTCGCCCGAGGAAATCCTCATGAGCGAGTCGCAGGAGCGCATGTGCGCGATCGTCGAGCCGCAGCACGTGGACCGCTTCCTGGAGATCTGCGAGAAGTGGGACGTCATCGCCACCGTCATCGGTGAGGTGACCGAGGGCTCGCAGCTGGAGATCTTCTGGCACGGCGAGCAGATCGTGGACGTGCCGCCGCGGTCCGTCGCCCACGAGGGCCCGACCTACCACCGCCCGTTCGCCCGCCCGTCCTGGCAGGACGCGCTGCAGGCCGACGACGCCGGAAAGCTGGCCCGTCCGGCGAACGGCGCCGAGCTGCGCGAGCAGGTGCTGGCGCTGGTCTCCTCCCCGAACCAGGCCTCGAAGTCCTGGATCACGGACCAGTACGACCGGTTCGTGCAGGGCAACACCGTGCTCGCGATGCCCGAGGACGCCGGCATGGTCCGCATCGACGAGGAGTCCAACCTCGGCGTGGCCATGGCGACCGATGGCAACGGCCGGTACGCGAAGCTCGACCCGTACACCGGCGCGCAGCTCGCGCTGGCGGAGTCGTACCGCAACGTCGCCGCCTCCGGCGCCAAGCCGCTCGCCATCTCGGACTGCCTGAACTTCGGTTCGCCCGAGGACCCGGACGTCATGTGGCAGTTCGCCGAGGCCACCCGTGGTCTGGCGGACGGCTGCCTGGAGCTGGGCACCCCGGTCACCGGCGGCAACGTGTCGCTGTACAACCAGACCGGTGACACGGCGATCCACCCGACGCCGGTCGTGGCCGTGCTCGGTGTGATCGACGACGTGACCCGGCGTACGCCGGTCGCCTTCAAGGAAGAGGGCCAGCTCCTCTACCTGCTGGGTGACACGCACGAGGAGTTCGGCGGCTCGGCCTGGTCCGAGGTCGTCCACCAGCACCTCGGCGGCATGCCGCCCAAGGTCGACCTGGGCCGCGAGAAGCTGCTCGGCGAGATCCTGATCTCGGCGTCCCGCGACGGCATGATCGACGCGGCGCACGACCTGTCCGACGGCGGCCTGATCCAGGCGGTCACCGAGTCCTGCCTGCGCGGCGGGAAGGGTGCCCGGCTGGTCGTGCCGGACGGACTGGACGCGTTCACGTTCCTGTTCTCCGAGTCGGCGGGACGCGCGATCGTCTCGATCCCGCGCAGCGAGGAGCTCCGCTTCAACGACATGTGCGGGGCGCGGGGTCTGCCCGTGACCCGGATCGGTGTCGTGGACGGCGAGGAGATCGAGATCCAGGGCGAGTTCAGCATCCCGCTGAGCGAGCTGCGTACGGCGCACGAGGGAACGATCCCCGCGCTGCTGGCGTAG
- the purQ gene encoding phosphoribosylformylglycinamidine synthase subunit PurQ — translation MTARIGVVTFPGTLDDQDSLRAVRVAGAEPVSLWHRDKDLHQVDAVILAGGFSYGDYLRAGAISRFSPVMETVIEQAKAGMPVLGICNGFQILTEAHLLPGAMLRNNHLHFICRDQKLRVENAETSWTSDYSAGQEISVPLKNMDGRYTADEHTLDELEAEGRVAFRYVDVNPNGSLRDIAGITNAAGNVVGLMPHPEHAVEPLVGTGRTDGLGFFTSIIKKLVNA, via the coding sequence GTGACTGCTCGTATCGGAGTCGTCACCTTTCCGGGCACGCTCGACGACCAGGACAGCCTTCGGGCCGTACGGGTCGCCGGCGCCGAGCCCGTATCGCTGTGGCACCGCGACAAGGACCTGCACCAGGTCGACGCGGTCATCCTGGCGGGCGGTTTCTCCTACGGCGACTACCTGAGGGCCGGCGCCATCTCGCGCTTCTCGCCCGTCATGGAGACGGTGATCGAGCAGGCGAAGGCGGGCATGCCGGTTCTCGGCATCTGCAACGGCTTCCAGATCCTGACCGAGGCGCACCTGCTGCCCGGCGCGATGCTGCGCAACAACCACCTGCACTTCATCTGCCGCGACCAGAAGCTGCGCGTCGAGAACGCGGAGACGTCCTGGACCTCGGACTACTCCGCGGGCCAGGAAATCTCCGTACCGCTCAAGAACATGGACGGCCGCTACACCGCCGACGAGCACACACTCGACGAGCTGGAGGCGGAGGGCCGTGTCGCGTTCCGCTACGTGGACGTGAACCCCAACGGCTCGCTGCGCGACATCGCCGGCATCACCAATGCCGCGGGCAACGTCGTCGGCCTGATGCCGCACCCGGAGCACGCCGTGGAGCCGCTGGTCGGCACCGGTCGTACCGACGGTCTCGGTTTCTTCACCTCGATCATCAAGAAGCTGGTCAACGCATGA
- the purS gene encoding phosphoribosylformylglycinamidine synthase subunit PurS, with protein sequence MARVVVDVMLKPEILDPQGQAVQRALPRLGFEGIADVRQGKRFELEVEGPVDDAALTRIHEMAETFLANTVIEDFTVKVEKAEESK encoded by the coding sequence GTGGCACGCGTCGTAGTCGACGTCATGCTCAAGCCCGAGATTCTCGACCCGCAGGGACAGGCTGTGCAGCGTGCGCTGCCCCGTCTCGGCTTCGAGGGAATCGCGGACGTACGTCAGGGAAAGCGTTTCGAGCTGGAGGTCGAGGGGCCGGTCGATGACGCCGCCCTCACCCGTATTCACGAGATGGCCGAGACGTTCCTCGCCAACACCGTGATCGAGGACTTCACCGTGAAGGTGGAGAAGGCCGAGGAGTCGAAGTGA
- a CDS encoding Lsr2 family protein has translation MAQRVVVTLSDDIDGGAAAETVAFALDGKSYEIDLNPSNAKKLRKALAPYVAAGRKQTNAGKHGKVPVSYRHTSLAPDPAAVRAWARSHRMEVPARGRIPKKVYEAFQEAS, from the coding sequence GTGGCTCAGCGCGTAGTGGTCACGCTCTCCGACGACATCGACGGGGGAGCAGCAGCGGAAACGGTCGCCTTCGCCCTGGACGGGAAGTCGTACGAGATCGACCTCAATCCGTCCAATGCAAAGAAACTGCGCAAGGCCCTGGCGCCGTACGTGGCGGCCGGCCGCAAGCAGACAAATGCAGGCAAGCACGGCAAGGTTCCCGTCTCGTACCGGCACACCTCCCTCGCGCCCGACCCCGCGGCCGTCCGCGCATGGGCCCGCTCGCACCGGATGGAGGTGCCGGCCCGGGGCCGGATTCCGAAGAAGGTCTACGAGGCGTTCCAGGAAGCCAGTTGA
- a CDS encoding ABC transporter ATP-binding protein — MTSDEISRECVIEATAVRRSYAGGFEAVTGVSFSVARGELFALLGTNGAGKTSTVELLEGLARPDGGAIRVLGHDPYTDRAAVRPRIGVMLQEGGFPSDLTAEETVRMWAGCTSGARPTAEALELVGLGHRASVRVKQLSGGERRRLDLALALLGRPEVLFLDEPTTGLDAEGRRDTWELVRRLKEDGITVLLTTHYLEEAEALADRLAIMHRGRIVTTGTTAEVTAARPARIRFELPDGVAAGQLPLSLRAAADGPRIEIRTHRLQESLTELLRWAGESQVPLIGLDARSASLEEAFLDIAKSAARTEEVTVS, encoded by the coding sequence ATGACCAGCGACGAGATTTCCCGGGAGTGCGTGATCGAGGCGACCGCTGTCCGGCGCAGTTACGCGGGCGGCTTCGAGGCGGTGACAGGCGTCTCCTTCTCCGTGGCGCGCGGCGAGTTGTTCGCCCTGCTCGGGACGAACGGCGCAGGCAAGACCTCCACCGTCGAGCTGCTCGAAGGACTGGCCCGTCCGGACGGCGGCGCGATACGGGTGCTCGGCCACGATCCGTACACCGATCGCGCCGCGGTCCGGCCGCGGATCGGTGTGATGCTCCAGGAGGGCGGTTTCCCGTCCGATCTGACGGCCGAGGAGACCGTACGGATGTGGGCGGGCTGCACCAGCGGCGCCCGGCCGACCGCCGAGGCACTGGAGCTGGTGGGACTCGGTCACCGGGCCTCGGTCCGGGTCAAGCAGCTCTCCGGCGGCGAGCGGCGGCGGCTCGATCTGGCCCTGGCGCTGCTCGGCCGGCCCGAAGTGCTGTTCCTCGACGAGCCGACCACCGGTCTCGACGCCGAGGGACGGCGCGACACCTGGGAGCTGGTGCGACGACTCAAGGAGGACGGCATCACCGTCCTCCTCACCACGCACTACCTGGAGGAGGCCGAGGCGCTCGCCGACCGGCTGGCGATCATGCACCGGGGCCGCATCGTGACCACGGGCACCACGGCCGAGGTGACGGCCGCCCGTCCGGCGCGGATCCGGTTCGAGCTTCCCGACGGAGTCGCGGCGGGACAGCTGCCGCTGAGCCTGCGCGCCGCGGCCGACGGCCCGCGGATCGAGATCCGTACGCACCGGCTCCAGGAGTCACTGACCGAACTGCTGCGCTGGGCAGGTGAGTCGCAGGTCCCCCTGATCGGGCTCGACGCCCGTTCCGCCTCGCTCGAAGAGGCCTTCCTCGACATCGCGAAATCCGCCGCCAGGACCGAAGAGGTGACCGTTTCATGA
- a CDS encoding ABC transporter permease, with translation MTTPASTAPAPPSVVRAATTVRSRLNALGRAELTLLARNRTAVVVALMVPAAMILAMKSTFEKVDLAGTGLTVAGAALTGGIGTVLIQAVYMNMVAAYVARREDLVLKRLRTGEVTDGEILTGTALPSAALALAQSAVIIAAGTAFFDLSAPRRPELLLAGLLLAVVLLTALGAATSVLTRTVQTAQLTTMPLFLVSMMGSGLFVPLEIFPDPLASACEFLPLTGVMTLIRSGWLGVPESADLLGAALTGLVWTALAVFAVQRWFRWDPRR, from the coding sequence ATGACGACCCCCGCCAGCACCGCCCCTGCCCCGCCCTCGGTGGTCCGGGCGGCGACCACGGTCCGCAGCAGGCTGAACGCGCTCGGACGGGCCGAACTGACATTGCTCGCCCGCAACAGGACCGCCGTCGTCGTCGCGCTGATGGTGCCCGCGGCCATGATCCTGGCGATGAAGTCGACGTTCGAGAAAGTGGACCTCGCCGGCACCGGGCTGACCGTCGCCGGCGCCGCGCTCACCGGCGGCATCGGCACGGTGCTCATCCAGGCCGTCTACATGAACATGGTCGCCGCCTACGTCGCGCGGCGCGAGGACCTGGTCCTGAAGCGGCTGCGCACCGGCGAGGTCACCGACGGGGAGATCCTGACCGGGACCGCACTGCCGTCGGCCGCACTGGCCCTGGCGCAGTCCGCCGTGATCATCGCGGCCGGCACGGCCTTCTTCGACCTCTCCGCGCCGCGCAGGCCCGAACTGCTCCTCGCCGGGCTGCTCCTGGCCGTGGTGCTGCTGACAGCACTGGGCGCGGCCACCTCCGTGCTCACCCGCACCGTACAGACGGCGCAGCTCACCACCATGCCGCTGTTCCTCGTCTCGATGATGGGCTCAGGACTGTTCGTGCCACTGGAGATCTTTCCCGACCCGCTCGCATCGGCCTGTGAGTTCCTGCCGCTGACCGGCGTGATGACCCTCATACGATCGGGCTGGCTGGGTGTCCCCGAGAGCGCTGACCTGCTCGGAGCGGCCCTGACCGGACTGGTCTGGACGGCACTCGCGGTGTTTGCTGTGCAGCGGTGGTTCCGCTGGGATCCGCGACGCTGA
- a CDS encoding histidine kinase: protein MRVRSWRRGWQERGKMERIDLYSRFTISSIPWLFALSWQLAPFKEDIRHEPLPLALGAALLLVSLTQCLLSNRNVRPSYEHYLGVSEFPRRRMVAPLVLLVLGVGLLAALAAVDGINSPGLLLMTLNAPMAFVITRVLLVPVRTFLFESLLLVAVTTGTLAAAGVRGGPLAGIVPTTLFGCVLVLISVRPSAWSLSVMWQAEGARDIQARLAVAEERLRFGRDLHDVMGRNLAVIALKSELAVELAQRGRPEAVDQMVEVQRIARASQQEVRDVVRGYREVDLSTELAGAQGVLRAAGIDCAVTADDGGGMPAPVQSALGWVVREAATNVLRHGDPRRCTIRLGVSADAVVLDVENDGAPAAATGKAGSGLAGLRERLGAIDGSLDAAPAGDGLFRLTARIPLARTESRAPAGRTSGDMARTAARAALVEERR, encoded by the coding sequence ATGCGCGTACGGAGCTGGCGCCGAGGCTGGCAGGAGCGCGGCAAGATGGAGCGGATCGACCTGTACTCGCGGTTCACCATCTCCTCGATCCCCTGGCTCTTCGCCCTGTCGTGGCAGCTGGCGCCGTTCAAGGAGGACATCCGCCACGAGCCGCTCCCGCTGGCGCTCGGTGCGGCGCTGCTTCTGGTGAGCCTGACGCAGTGCCTGCTGAGCAACCGCAACGTCCGTCCCTCGTACGAGCACTACCTCGGCGTCTCCGAGTTCCCCCGCCGGCGGATGGTCGCGCCGCTCGTCCTGCTGGTGCTGGGCGTGGGCCTGCTGGCGGCGCTGGCCGCGGTGGACGGGATCAACAGCCCCGGGCTGCTCCTCATGACCCTGAACGCACCGATGGCGTTCGTGATCACGCGAGTGCTCCTCGTCCCCGTCCGCACGTTCTTGTTCGAGTCGCTCCTGCTCGTCGCCGTGACCACCGGCACCCTCGCTGCGGCCGGGGTTCGGGGCGGCCCCCTCGCGGGGATCGTGCCGACCACGCTCTTCGGCTGTGTGCTGGTCCTGATCTCGGTACGGCCCAGCGCCTGGAGTCTGAGTGTGATGTGGCAGGCCGAGGGGGCCCGGGACATACAGGCCAGGCTCGCGGTCGCCGAGGAGCGGCTGCGGTTCGGGCGGGACCTGCATGACGTGATGGGCCGCAATCTCGCGGTGATCGCGCTGAAGAGCGAACTGGCGGTGGAGCTCGCCCAGCGCGGCAGGCCCGAGGCGGTGGACCAGATGGTCGAGGTGCAGCGGATAGCCCGCGCTTCGCAGCAGGAGGTGCGCGATGTCGTGCGGGGTTACCGGGAGGTCGATCTGAGTACGGAACTGGCGGGGGCCCAAGGCGTGTTGCGGGCGGCCGGCATCGACTGTGCGGTGACCGCCGACGACGGCGGAGGCATGCCCGCGCCCGTCCAGTCGGCGCTCGGCTGGGTGGTGCGCGAGGCCGCGACCAATGTGCTGCGGCACGGCGATCCCCGCCGCTGCACGATCAGGCTCGGTGTCTCGGCGGATGCGGTGGTGCTCGATGTGGAGAACGACGGGGCGCCCGCGGCCGCAACCGGGAAGGCGGGCTCCGGGCTGGCCGGACTGCGTGAACGGCTCGGCGCGATCGACGGCTCGCTCGACGCGGCCCCGGCGGGTGACGGACTGTTCCGGCTGACGGCGAGGATCCCGCTGGCCCGCACGGAATCGCGGGCACCCGCCGGTCGCACATCCGGTGACATGGCGCGTACGGCTGCCCGGGCGGCCCTGGTGGAGGAACGACGATGA